From one Pseudomonas sp. S35 genomic stretch:
- the glnE gene encoding bifunctional [glutamate--ammonia ligase]-adenylyl-L-tyrosine phosphorylase/[glutamate--ammonia-ligase] adenylyltransferase — MSLPTLAELPAILLPIAQRAEQSFRDAVATLDDDHGLCAWTAQRWADFTRVCAASDFVIEQSVRDPLMLLELVAWGELDRGFAPGELCGQIAGAVQQAETEEELGRVLRRQRTRQQVRIIWRDLTRQADLVQTCRDLSDMADASIDQAYQWLYQRHCAQFGTPTGRRSGEPQHMVILGMGKLGAVELNLSSDIDLIFAYPEGGETQGVKRSLDNQEFFIRLGQKLIKALDPMTVDGFVFRVDMRLRPYGSAGALVLSFNALEQYYQDQGRDWERYAMIKARVVAGDQVAGAQLLDMLRPFVYRRYLDFSAIEALRTMKQLIQQEVRRKGMADNIKLGSGGIREVEFIAQAFQLIHGGRDLSLQQRPLLKVLGTLEGQGYLPPAVIAELRNGYEFLRYTEHAIQAIADRQTQMLPNTPQDQARIAFMLGFADWAAFHERLMYWRGRVDWHFRQVIADPDEEGGEESELVVGGEWLPLWEESQDEGAACRQLTEGGFADAPKALKALAGLRGSPQLRAMQRLGRERLDAFIPRLLAQAVEHANPDLVLERVLPLVEAVARRSAYLVLLTENPDALRRLLTLCAASPWIAEQITRFPLLLDELLNEGRLFKPPLAPELAAELRERLTRIPEDDLEQQMEALRHFKLAHRLRVAASEIAGSLALMKVSDYLTWLAEAILEQVLALAWRQTVARHGSPQRLDGTLCDPGFIIVGYGKVGGIELGHGSDLDLVFIHDGDPQAETDGAKPIDGAQFFTRLGQRIIHLLTTQTNSGQLYEVDMRLRPSGASGLLVSSLGAFDRYQQNEAWTWEHQALIRARVLVGSQDVGRAFEQVRAKVLGRERDLAKLRQEVSEMRTKMRDNLGTKSTTAGTGANAFDAAAVFDLKQDAGGIVDIEFMVQYAALAWSAQHPSLLRYTDNIRILEGLEQVGLMPAADAHLLREVYKAYRSAAHRQALQNEAGTVAGDQFADERRQVMRIWKELGLS, encoded by the coding sequence ATGAGCCTTCCAACGCTGGCCGAACTGCCGGCCATTCTTCTCCCCATTGCCCAGCGCGCCGAGCAGTCATTTCGTGACGCAGTGGCCACGCTGGACGACGATCATGGACTTTGCGCGTGGACGGCGCAACGCTGGGCCGACTTCACCCGGGTGTGCGCCGCCAGTGATTTCGTCATTGAACAGAGTGTTCGTGACCCTTTGATGTTGCTGGAGTTGGTGGCCTGGGGCGAGCTGGACCGCGGCTTTGCGCCGGGCGAGCTGTGTGGCCAGATTGCAGGTGCCGTGCAACAGGCAGAAACAGAAGAGGAGCTGGGCCGCGTGTTGCGTCGCCAGCGTACGCGCCAGCAAGTGCGCATTATCTGGCGCGACCTGACCCGTCAGGCCGACCTGGTGCAAACCTGCCGCGACCTTTCCGACATGGCCGACGCCAGCATCGACCAAGCCTACCAATGGTTGTACCAGCGCCATTGTGCACAGTTCGGCACGCCCACCGGCCGGCGCAGCGGCGAGCCGCAGCACATGGTCATCCTCGGCATGGGCAAGCTCGGCGCGGTGGAGTTGAACCTCTCGTCGGATATCGACCTGATCTTCGCCTACCCCGAAGGCGGCGAGACGCAGGGCGTGAAGCGTTCACTGGATAACCAGGAGTTCTTCATTCGCCTTGGTCAAAAATTGATCAAGGCTCTCGACCCGATGACTGTCGACGGCTTTGTGTTCCGCGTTGATATGCGCCTGCGTCCCTACGGTTCGGCCGGTGCGCTGGTGCTCAGCTTCAACGCGTTGGAGCAGTATTACCAGGATCAGGGCCGCGATTGGGAGCGCTACGCCATGATCAAGGCGCGCGTGGTCGCTGGCGACCAGGTGGCCGGGGCGCAATTGCTCGATATGCTGCGGCCGTTCGTCTACCGCCGCTACCTGGACTTTTCCGCCATCGAAGCGCTGCGCACCATGAAGCAGTTGATCCAGCAGGAGGTGCGGCGCAAAGGCATGGCCGACAACATCAAGCTGGGCTCGGGCGGCATCCGCGAGGTGGAGTTTATCGCCCAGGCGTTCCAACTGATCCACGGCGGTCGCGACCTCAGCCTGCAACAACGCCCGCTGCTCAAGGTGCTCGGCACCCTGGAAGGCCAGGGTTACCTGCCGCCGGCGGTGATCGCCGAACTGCGCAACGGCTATGAATTCCTGCGCTACACCGAGCACGCGATCCAGGCGATTGCCGACCGCCAGACGCAGATGCTGCCCAACACCCCGCAAGACCAGGCACGCATTGCCTTCATGCTCGGCTTTGCCGACTGGGCCGCGTTCCATGAGCGCCTGATGTACTGGCGTGGCCGGGTGGACTGGCACTTCCGCCAAGTCATCGCTGATCCGGATGAAGAGGGGGGCGAAGAAAGCGAGTTGGTCGTGGGCGGTGAGTGGTTGCCGCTGTGGGAAGAGTCTCAAGATGAAGGCGCGGCGTGCCGTCAATTGACCGAAGGCGGCTTCGCCGATGCGCCCAAGGCGCTCAAGGCCCTCGCCGGCTTGCGCGGCAGCCCGCAATTGCGTGCGATGCAGCGCCTCGGTCGCGAACGCCTGGATGCGTTTATCCCGCGCCTGCTGGCCCAGGCCGTCGAGCACGCCAACCCAGACCTGGTGCTGGAGCGCGTGTTGCCGCTGGTGGAGGCCGTCGCCCGCCGCTCCGCTTACCTGGTGCTGCTCACGGAAAACCCCGACGCCCTGCGCCGCCTGCTGACCCTGTGCGCCGCCAGCCCGTGGATTGCCGAGCAGATCACCCGTTTCCCGCTGCTGCTGGACGAATTGCTCAACGAGGGGCGCCTGTTCAAGCCGCCGCTGGCGCCGGAACTGGCCGCCGAACTGCGCGAGCGCCTGACGCGCATCCCCGAGGACGACCTTGAGCAGCAGATGGAAGCCCTGCGTCACTTCAAGCTGGCCCACCGCCTGCGCGTGGCCGCCTCGGAAATCGCCGGCAGCCTGGCGCTGATGAAAGTCAGCGACTACCTGACCTGGCTCGCCGAAGCCATCCTCGAACAAGTGCTGGCCCTGGCCTGGCGCCAGACCGTGGCGCGCCACGGCTCGCCACAACGGCTGGACGGCACGTTGTGCGATCCTGGGTTCATCATTGTCGGTTATGGGAAAGTCGGCGGGATCGAATTGGGGCATGGTTCGGACCTGGATCTGGTGTTTATCCACGATGGCGACCCGCAGGCCGAGACCGACGGCGCCAAGCCGATCGATGGTGCGCAGTTCTTCACGCGCCTGGGCCAGCGCATCATTCACCTGCTGACCACCCAGACCAACTCCGGCCAGCTGTATGAAGTGGACATGCGCCTGCGACCTTCCGGCGCCTCAGGCTTGCTGGTGAGTTCCCTTGGGGCGTTTGACCGCTATCAACAGAATGAAGCATGGACTTGGGAGCATCAGGCCTTGATCCGTGCGCGGGTGCTGGTGGGCAGCCAGGATGTGGGCCGTGCATTCGAGCAGGTACGGGCTAAAGTGTTGGGGCGTGAGCGTGACCTGGCGAAGCTGCGCCAGGAGGTCAGCGAGATGCGCACCAAGATGCGTGACAACCTGGGCACCAAGTCCACCACGGCGGGCACCGGTGCCAATGCCTTCGACGCCGCGGCGGTGTTCGACCTCAAGCAGGACGCCGGAGGTATCGTCGATATTGAATTTATGGTGCAATACGCGGCTTTGGCGTGGTCTGCGCAACATCCATCGTTGCTGCGCTACACCGACAATATCCGCATTCTGGAAGGTCTGGAGCAGGTGGGTTTGATGCCCGCCGCCGATGCCCATCTGCTGCGCGAGGTGTATAAGGCCTACCGTTCCGCTGCGCATCGCCAGGCCTTGCAAAACGAGGCCGGTACGGTGGCGGGGGATCAGTTCGCCGACGAACGGCGACAGGTGATGCGAATCTGGAAGGAACTGGGGTTAAGCTGA